The following proteins are encoded in a genomic region of Streptomyces sp. NBC_01723:
- a CDS encoding LLM class flavin-dependent oxidoreductase has protein sequence MSARSLHLNLFVYPGGHHEAAWRHHGTDPGRILDIGFYQELARRAEAAAFDAVFFADGPSLADNVRYASRFRLEPFTWLSAIAAATERIGLIATASTTYTEPYNLARLFASLDHLSKGRAGWNIVTTGAPQAAENFGLDGHPVHAERYDRAREFVDVVTNLWDSWEDEALVVDQKTGVFADTDRIHEIGHSGRHLKVRGPLNLPRSPQGRPVYVQAGSSEDGRSFAAAYAEAVFTAHQTLRSGQEFYADLKARAAALGRDPGLLLVLPGISPFIGATEAEARALHAEFDELTQPEYSLQLLRRLLGLDLTADQLDGPVPRRLIETRGERGNGSRFQLVLDIIDREQPTVRGLMHRLAGARGHRVVAGTPEQVADQIQEWFEQGAADGFNVMPPWLPGGFGLFADQVVPILRARGLFRTAYDAATLRGHYGLPRPAASVPH, from the coding sequence ATGAGCGCCCGCAGCCTGCACCTGAACCTGTTCGTCTATCCGGGCGGCCATCACGAGGCCGCCTGGCGGCACCACGGCACCGACCCCGGCCGCATCCTCGACATCGGCTTCTACCAGGAGCTGGCCCGCCGGGCCGAGGCGGCCGCGTTCGACGCCGTGTTCTTCGCCGACGGTCCGTCGCTGGCCGACAACGTCCGCTACGCGAGCCGCTTCCGGCTCGAACCGTTCACCTGGTTGTCGGCGATCGCCGCGGCCACCGAACGCATCGGCCTGATCGCGACGGCCTCGACCACGTACACCGAGCCGTACAACCTGGCGCGCCTGTTCGCCTCACTGGACCACCTCAGCAAGGGCCGGGCCGGCTGGAACATCGTCACCACCGGCGCCCCCCAGGCCGCGGAGAACTTCGGCCTCGACGGACATCCGGTGCACGCCGAACGGTACGACCGTGCGCGGGAGTTCGTCGACGTGGTGACGAATCTCTGGGACAGCTGGGAGGACGAGGCGCTGGTCGTCGACCAGAAGACCGGTGTGTTCGCCGACACCGACCGCATCCACGAGATCGGTCACTCGGGCCGCCATCTCAAGGTGCGCGGCCCGCTGAATCTCCCCCGCTCCCCGCAGGGCCGCCCGGTGTACGTCCAGGCCGGGTCCTCCGAGGACGGCCGCTCCTTCGCCGCGGCCTACGCGGAGGCGGTTTTCACCGCGCACCAGACGCTGCGGAGCGGGCAGGAGTTCTACGCCGACCTCAAGGCGCGGGCCGCGGCCCTCGGCCGTGACCCCGGCCTGCTGCTCGTCCTGCCGGGCATCAGCCCCTTCATCGGTGCGACCGAGGCCGAGGCACGGGCACTGCACGCGGAGTTCGACGAACTCACCCAGCCCGAGTACTCGCTCCAGCTGCTCCGGCGTCTGCTGGGTCTCGACCTCACCGCGGACCAGCTGGACGGGCCGGTGCCCCGCCGGCTCATCGAGACCCGGGGCGAACGCGGCAACGGCAGCCGCTTCCAGCTCGTCCTGGACATCATCGACCGCGAACAGCCCACGGTGCGCGGGCTCATGCACCGCCTCGCGGGCGCGCGCGGCCACCGCGTGGTGGCCGGCACCCCCGAGCAGGTGGCCGACCAGATCCAGGAGTGGTTCGAGCAGGGAGCCGCCGACGGCTTCAACGTCATGCCGCCGTGGCTGCCGGGCGGCTTCGGCCTCTTCGCCGACCAGGTGGTCCCGATCCTGCGGGCGCGCGGCCTGTTCCGCACCGCGTACGACGCGGCGACGCTGCGCGGGCACTACGGACTGCCGCGGCCCGCCGCGTCGGTCCCGCACTGA
- a CDS encoding oxygenase MpaB family protein, whose protein sequence is MPRLPGDRIPDPRARLGEMIFSRVAGPEGPGNRARIHDTPGPRWFGPERPIRRVHGDASMFIGGLSALLLQSLHPLAMAAVAAHSGFRGDPWGRLQRTSTFLAVTTYGTADSAQEACERVRAVHERVRGVTAEGEEYAAADPHLLCWVHVAEADSFLRAHQRYGAHPLDDDECDGYVADMARIATALGVPDPPVDRAGLTERIAAYRGELRATAEARSTTRFLLLRPPIPLLARLPYGLLAANAVSLLPVWASRALGLPRVPPAEGVCVRPLGSAVTAGIRWAMTPPRDAA, encoded by the coding sequence ATGCCACGTCTCCCCGGTGACCGCATCCCCGACCCGCGCGCACGGCTGGGAGAGATGATCTTCTCCCGCGTGGCGGGGCCGGAGGGCCCGGGCAACCGTGCCCGCATCCACGACACACCGGGCCCGCGCTGGTTCGGCCCGGAACGGCCGATCCGGCGGGTGCACGGGGACGCCTCCATGTTCATCGGCGGCCTCTCCGCCCTGCTGCTCCAGTCGCTCCACCCCCTGGCCATGGCCGCGGTCGCCGCGCACTCCGGTTTCCGCGGCGACCCCTGGGGCCGGCTCCAGCGCACCAGCACCTTCCTCGCGGTCACCACCTACGGGACGGCGGACAGCGCGCAGGAGGCCTGCGAGCGGGTACGGGCCGTGCACGAGAGGGTGCGGGGCGTCACGGCCGAGGGCGAGGAGTACGCCGCCGCCGACCCGCACCTGCTGTGCTGGGTGCATGTGGCGGAGGCCGACAGCTTCCTGCGCGCCCACCAGCGGTACGGCGCACACCCTCTGGACGATGACGAGTGCGACGGCTACGTGGCCGACATGGCGCGCATCGCCACCGCGCTCGGCGTCCCCGACCCGCCCGTCGACCGCGCCGGACTCACCGAACGCATCGCCGCCTACCGCGGCGAACTGCGCGCGACCGCCGAGGCGCGCAGCACCACCCGCTTCCTGCTGCTCAGGCCGCCCATCCCGCTGCTCGCGCGTCTGCCCTACGGGCTGCTCGCCGCCAACGCGGTGTCCCTGCTGCCGGTCTGGGCCTCACGCGCCCTGGGCCTGCCGCGCGTTCCCCCGGCCGAGGGCGTGTGCGTGCGCCCGCTCGGGTCGGCCGTGACCGCGGGCATCCGCTGGGCGATGACGCCGCCCCGGGACGCGGCGTAG